From Methanomassiliicoccus sp., the proteins below share one genomic window:
- a CDS encoding cupin domain-containing protein: MKVTKISDHEDRPNPHKVSAKTIYDHDLAQCVHILLRPGESLKKHITPVDVFFYILEGEGMVEIGEETATVSKDMIIESPAKIPHRLINPGDMDFRFLVVKTPKPKVGTKVL, from the coding sequence ATGAAGGTCACCAAGATTTCCGATCACGAGGACCGCCCCAATCCACACAAAGTGAGCGCCAAGACCATCTACGATCATGACCTGGCCCAGTGCGTCCATATCCTCCTGAGGCCAGGAGAATCCCTGAAGAAGCACATCACTCCGGTCGATGTCTTCTTCTACATCCTGGAGGGAGAGGGCATGGTGGAGATAGGGGAGGAGACCGCTACCGTCTCCAAGGACATGATCATAGAATCCCCGGCCAAGATACCGCACCGCCTCATCAATCCTGGAGACATGGACTTCCGGTTCCTGGTCGTGAAGACCCCCAAGCCAAAGGTAGGCACCAAGGTGCTGTGA
- a CDS encoding SDR family oxidoreductase, with protein MGKASTAILADMGFHVVMLCRDQARGRAAYEEITGVAGRRVDLMLCDLGSMASIRSFVSSFRERFDKLDVLINNAGVITLDRRETMDGLELQFGVNHIGHFLLTTSLLDLLERSGSGRIVIYSSGAHKMGRVHFDDINLQLRYNVIRSYGQSKLANLYFTRELALRLRDRGSRVTVNACHPGAVATQMGVDRDTGFGRSLVKMLKPLFQTPEQGCRTAVYLATSEEVANVSGEYFYKCKVARTSRRSKDMEAAGRLFDLSEAICHQGAAGG; from the coding sequence ATGGGAAAGGCGTCCACTGCGATCCTGGCGGACATGGGGTTTCATGTGGTGATGCTCTGCCGTGACCAGGCCAGAGGCAGGGCCGCCTACGAGGAGATAACCGGAGTTGCCGGACGCAGGGTCGACCTCATGCTGTGCGACCTTGGCAGCATGGCCTCGATCCGAAGTTTCGTCAGTAGCTTCAGGGAGAGGTTCGATAAACTGGATGTCCTCATCAACAACGCGGGCGTGATCACCCTGGACAGGCGGGAGACCATGGATGGCCTGGAGCTTCAGTTCGGGGTGAACCACATAGGGCATTTTCTGTTGACCACATCGCTCCTGGACCTCCTGGAGAGGTCGGGATCCGGCCGCATCGTGATCTACAGCTCCGGCGCCCATAAGATGGGGAGGGTCCACTTCGACGACATAAACCTCCAGCTGCGGTACAATGTTATCAGGTCGTACGGGCAATCGAAGCTGGCCAACCTCTACTTCACCAGGGAGCTGGCGTTGAGGTTGAGGGATAGGGGGAGCAGGGTCACCGTCAATGCCTGTCATCCCGGCGCCGTGGCCACACAGATGGGCGTTGACCGGGACACGGGTTTCGGAAGGTCCCTCGTCAAGATGTTGAAGCCCCTCTTCCAGACCCCGGAACAGGGCTGCCGGACAGCGGTGTATCTGGCCACATCCGAGGAGGTGGCAAACGTCAGTGGCGAATATTTCTACAAATGCAAGGTGGCGCGGACGTCCAGAAGGTCCAAGGACATGGAGGCGGCAGGTCGCCTGTTCGACCTGAGCGAGGCCATATGCCACCAGGGCGCGGCCGGTGGATGA
- a CDS encoding universal stress protein, producing the protein MPMKRLLVCVDGSKYSEEAVRYAVDIAKKLDATITLIFVWTPPASAGQRMNIPYDIPDSEMERLKGAREILDAAGMRCNVVEAIGNPAEEILDEARKGYDQVILGSRGLGSVERFLLGSVTGRVSHHITIPMTIIPPRRDERKGPF; encoded by the coding sequence GTGCCCATGAAGAGGCTGTTGGTCTGCGTAGATGGTTCAAAGTACTCTGAAGAAGCAGTAAGGTATGCTGTGGATATCGCGAAGAAGTTGGACGCGACGATCACTCTGATCTTTGTCTGGACCCCACCGGCCTCCGCCGGGCAGAGGATGAACATCCCCTACGACATCCCTGACTCGGAGATGGAGCGCCTTAAGGGGGCCAGGGAGATACTGGACGCGGCAGGGATGAGATGCAATGTGGTCGAGGCCATAGGCAACCCGGCCGAGGAGATACTGGACGAAGCGAGGAAGGGGTATGATCAAGTTATCCTGGGGAGCAGGGGGCTGGGGAGCGTGGAGCGCTTCCTCCTGGGAAGCGTGACGGGCAGGGTTTCGCACCACATCACCATCCCCATGACCATCATTCCCCCCAGGCGGGATGAAAGGAAGGGGCCGTTCTAG
- a CDS encoding acyl--CoA ligase — protein MPITDILAHNASLYGHEVSLIEINPEITEVRRSWKDYELVELNPERKYRRQMTWREFDDKANRLANFLMERGLEKGHKVGILLMNCLEWLPIYFGVLKTGALAVPLNYRYTEDEIKYCLELAECDVLIFGPEFIDRVEAIREHIPEVKMRLFVGQDCPSFAENYYALTACCSSIAPKVPITDEDDAAIYFSSGTTGFPKAILHTHRGLVSSCEVEMDHHGQRRDDNFLCIPPLYHTGAKMHWFGSFLSGSKAVLLRGVNPEWILKAVSEEQITIVWLLVPWAQDILDAIEHGDVRLEDYQLDQWRLMHIGAQPVPPSLIKRWKEYFPSHDYDTDYGLSESIGPGCVHLGIENIHKVGAIGKAGYNWELQIVDEAGRPVKQGDVGELCVRGSGVMKCYYNNPEATAEVLKDGWLYTGDMARMDEDGFVFLVDRKKDVIITGGENLYPVQIEDFLHTHPAIKDVAVIGLPDHRLGEIAVAIIELKPNVSCTEAEIMQFCNALPRYKRPRRIIFERVPRNPTGKIEKPRLREKYIGGSLVEAQTKET, from the coding sequence ATGCCTATCACAGATATCCTAGCTCATAACGCCTCCCTTTATGGTCACGAGGTCAGCCTGATCGAGATCAACCCCGAGATCACCGAGGTTCGAAGGAGCTGGAAGGACTACGAGCTGGTAGAGCTCAATCCGGAGAGAAAATACAGGAGACAGATGACCTGGCGGGAATTTGACGATAAAGCCAACCGACTTGCCAATTTCCTGATGGAGCGGGGCTTGGAAAAGGGGCACAAGGTCGGGATCCTCCTGATGAACTGCCTGGAATGGCTGCCGATCTACTTCGGCGTGTTGAAGACCGGCGCCCTGGCCGTTCCGCTCAACTACCGTTATACGGAGGACGAGATCAAATACTGTCTGGAGCTGGCCGAGTGTGATGTGCTGATCTTCGGGCCGGAGTTCATCGACCGGGTCGAGGCCATCCGTGAGCACATCCCCGAAGTGAAGATGCGATTGTTCGTGGGGCAGGACTGCCCGTCGTTTGCCGAGAACTACTACGCGCTCACCGCGTGCTGCTCCTCCATCGCACCCAAGGTCCCCATCACCGATGAGGACGACGCCGCCATATACTTCTCGTCCGGTACGACTGGCTTCCCCAAGGCCATCCTTCACACGCACCGCGGTCTTGTATCATCGTGCGAGGTGGAGATGGACCACCACGGGCAGAGGCGGGACGATAATTTCCTGTGCATCCCACCGCTCTACCACACCGGTGCGAAGATGCATTGGTTCGGGAGCTTCCTGTCCGGGAGCAAGGCCGTGCTGCTTCGCGGTGTCAATCCTGAATGGATATTGAAGGCCGTGTCCGAGGAGCAGATCACCATCGTCTGGCTCCTGGTGCCGTGGGCACAGGACATCCTGGATGCGATAGAGCACGGGGACGTGCGGCTGGAGGACTACCAGCTCGACCAGTGGAGGCTAATGCACATCGGCGCCCAACCGGTGCCGCCAAGCTTGATAAAGCGCTGGAAGGAGTATTTCCCTAGCCATGATTACGATACCGATTACGGCCTGTCCGAGTCCATCGGACCGGGCTGCGTCCATCTCGGTATCGAGAACATCCACAAGGTGGGGGCCATCGGAAAGGCCGGCTACAATTGGGAGCTGCAGATCGTGGATGAGGCCGGGCGGCCGGTGAAGCAGGGCGATGTGGGTGAGCTCTGTGTGAGAGGTTCGGGCGTTATGAAGTGCTACTACAACAACCCCGAGGCCACCGCCGAGGTCCTCAAGGACGGATGGCTGTACACGGGGGACATGGCACGAATGGACGAGGACGGTTTTGTCTTCCTTGTCGACCGCAAGAAGGACGTGATCATCACTGGGGGCGAGAACCTCTATCCTGTGCAGATCGAGGACTTTTTGCATACGCATCCCGCGATAAAGGACGTGGCCGTAATAGGTCTCCCCGACCACCGTCTGGGGGAGATCGCCGTGGCCATCATCGAGCTGAAGCCGAACGTGTCCTGCACCGAGGCCGAGATCATGCAGTTCTGCAACGCCCTGCCCCGCTACAAGCGCCCCCGCAGGATAATCTTTGAGAGGGTGCCCCGCAACCCCACAGGGAAGATCGAGAAGCCCCGTCTCCGTGAGAAGTACATCGGCGGCAGCCTGGTGGAGGCACAGACCAAGGAGACCTGA
- a CDS encoding ABC transporter ATP-binding protein, with the protein MMRGGPPGGHPGMHQEARAKSFKEAWSRMLAYMRPYIPAIILASVLVTIGTVFTVIGPDKLSEMTDLIFDGMRSGSIDLTAVAGIGTFLVTIYVISAVQTYGQGYIVATVVQKLSKRLRTDISEKINRLPLRYFDRTSYGDVLSRATNDVDTIGQSLNQSIGTLMSASALLIGALVMMLITDVTMTVAAVLSALAGFGLMIVIMTKSQKFFRRQQLYLGKINGFVEEMYTGHNIVKAYNGEEAAQREFNSFNDDLFDSAFKSLFLSGMMMPIMGFIGNLGYVVVCIVGAVQVINGAISIGTIVAFIVYVRLFTQPLTQLGQAMTSLQSVAAASERVFEFINEPELENEDDKKLVHKDVRGDVEFRNVFFGYTPEKEVIHNFSVKVSAGEKVAIVGPTGAGKTTIVNLLMRFYEVNSGDILIDGVSTRQLTRENVHDMFCMVLQDTWLFQGTIRENVAYRKEGVTDEQVESACKAVGIHHFINTLPDGYDTVLDDESQMSIGQRQQLTIARAVVQNAPLLILDEATSSVDTRTERIIQKAMNDLTVGRTSFIIAHRLSTIKDADVILVMRDGSIVESGSHDELLSRGGFYRDLYNSQFEECD; encoded by the coding sequence ATGATGCGCGGTGGTCCTCCAGGCGGTCATCCGGGCATGCACCAGGAGGCAAGGGCCAAGAGCTTCAAGGAGGCCTGGAGCAGGATGCTGGCCTACATGAGGCCGTACATACCGGCGATCATCTTGGCCTCAGTCCTTGTGACCATTGGCACCGTGTTCACGGTCATAGGGCCCGACAAGCTCAGCGAGATGACCGACCTCATCTTCGACGGTATGAGGAGCGGGTCTATCGACCTTACCGCGGTCGCGGGCATCGGAACGTTCCTGGTGACGATATACGTCATATCGGCGGTGCAGACCTACGGGCAGGGTTACATCGTGGCCACCGTGGTCCAGAAGTTGTCGAAGCGTCTCCGCACCGACATATCGGAGAAGATCAACCGCCTCCCGCTAAGGTACTTCGACAGGACCAGCTACGGTGACGTCCTCAGCCGGGCGACGAACGATGTGGACACCATCGGGCAGTCATTGAACCAGAGCATCGGCACGCTGATGAGCGCCTCCGCGCTGCTCATCGGAGCTTTGGTCATGATGCTCATCACCGATGTCACCATGACCGTGGCCGCGGTCCTCTCCGCGCTGGCCGGCTTCGGCCTGATGATCGTGATAATGACCAAGTCGCAGAAGTTCTTCAGACGCCAGCAGCTCTATCTGGGCAAGATAAACGGTTTTGTCGAGGAGATGTACACCGGGCACAACATCGTCAAGGCGTACAACGGCGAGGAGGCTGCACAGAGGGAGTTTAACTCCTTCAACGACGACCTCTTCGACAGCGCGTTCAAGTCCTTGTTCCTGTCGGGCATGATGATGCCCATCATGGGATTCATCGGCAACCTGGGTTACGTGGTGGTGTGCATCGTGGGCGCGGTGCAGGTCATCAACGGCGCCATATCCATCGGAACGATCGTCGCGTTCATCGTGTACGTGCGATTGTTCACGCAGCCCCTCACGCAGCTGGGACAGGCCATGACCAGCCTGCAGTCGGTGGCAGCGGCCTCGGAGCGCGTGTTCGAGTTCATTAACGAGCCGGAGCTGGAGAACGAGGACGATAAAAAATTGGTCCACAAGGACGTGAGAGGGGACGTGGAGTTCCGGAACGTGTTCTTCGGATACACGCCCGAGAAGGAGGTCATTCACAACTTCTCGGTCAAGGTCAGTGCCGGAGAGAAGGTGGCGATAGTCGGTCCCACCGGTGCAGGCAAGACCACGATAGTCAACCTCTTGATGAGGTTCTACGAGGTGAACTCGGGCGATATACTCATCGACGGCGTATCGACCAGACAGCTCACGAGGGAGAATGTGCACGACATGTTCTGCATGGTCCTACAGGACACCTGGCTCTTCCAGGGCACCATACGGGAGAACGTCGCCTACCGCAAGGAAGGCGTCACTGACGAGCAGGTGGAGAGCGCGTGCAAGGCAGTGGGCATCCATCACTTCATCAACACCCTTCCGGACGGTTACGATACCGTCCTCGACGACGAGTCCCAGATGTCCATCGGGCAGAGGCAGCAGCTGACCATCGCCCGCGCGGTGGTACAGAACGCACCCCTCCTTATACTGGACGAGGCCACCAGCTCCGTGGACACGAGGACGGAAAGGATCATCCAGAAGGCGATGAACGATCTAACGGTAGGAAGGACCTCCTTCATCATCGCCCACCGCCTCTCGACGATCAAGGATGCTGATGTTATCCTCGTCATGAGGGACGGAAGCATCGTGGAGAGCGGGAGCCACGATGAACTGCTGAGCCGGGGCGGATTCTACCGCGACCTCTACAACAGCCAGTTCGAGGAATGCGATTGA
- a CDS encoding ABC transporter ATP-binding protein has protein sequence MILKYLKAREWALVIIITAFIVVQVWFDLMIPDHMYAITNLIQTGGTVDQVMNEGWMMLVLAFGSLLTALAIGYLAAYVATSLSKRIRSLEFSRVQSFSAAEVNRFSTASLITRATNDVTQVQMAVAMGLQVIIKAPILAGWAIIKISGKSWQWTTATAVAIIVMLVVIFVLMYFVVPRFKRIQWLTDEVNRHVRENLKGIRVIRAYNAEDYQEQKFEKANEDLTSNNLFTGRAMALMMPVMSAVMSMLSLSIYWIGGIIIAATVGIGSQMLLFSDMITFLAYAMQVVMGFMMLVIVFIILPRAMVAARRIEEILDTEPSIKDGNVTASPGPTNGEIVFDRVGFKYPGASDYVLKDISFKAEKGETIAFIGSTGSGKSTIVSLIMRSYDVTEGAIRIDGVDVRDYTLKALHGKIGYVPQKANLFSGTIASNVAYGDRTSKSLEEEVRKAVAVAQSTDFVENMEGGYDAAIAQGGTNVSGGQKQRLSIARAVFRRPEIYIFDDSFSALDYRTDRMLRSALKKETADVTSVIVAQRVGTIMDADKIVVLDNGFIAGIGRHQDLLETCPVYKEIVYSQLSEEEVCR, from the coding sequence ATGATCCTGAAATATCTGAAGGCTAGAGAGTGGGCACTGGTCATCATCATCACGGCCTTCATCGTGGTCCAGGTGTGGTTCGACCTGATGATCCCGGACCACATGTACGCGATCACCAACCTTATCCAGACCGGCGGCACGGTGGACCAGGTCATGAACGAGGGGTGGATGATGCTGGTCCTCGCATTCGGGAGCCTTCTGACAGCGCTGGCCATCGGCTACCTGGCAGCCTATGTCGCCACGTCCCTGTCCAAGCGCATCCGCTCTCTGGAGTTCAGTAGGGTGCAGTCGTTCTCCGCCGCCGAGGTCAACAGGTTCTCCACGGCAAGCCTGATCACTCGCGCGACCAACGATGTCACCCAGGTGCAGATGGCCGTGGCCATGGGCCTGCAGGTCATCATCAAGGCGCCGATCCTCGCGGGATGGGCCATCATCAAGATATCCGGAAAAAGCTGGCAGTGGACCACCGCCACGGCCGTGGCCATCATCGTGATGCTTGTGGTCATCTTTGTGCTGATGTATTTCGTGGTCCCGCGCTTCAAGAGGATCCAGTGGCTCACCGATGAGGTCAACCGGCACGTGAGGGAGAACCTAAAGGGCATTCGCGTCATCCGTGCGTACAACGCCGAGGACTATCAGGAGCAAAAGTTCGAGAAGGCCAACGAGGACCTCACGTCCAATAACCTGTTCACAGGCCGGGCGATGGCGCTGATGATGCCGGTAATGTCGGCAGTGATGAGCATGCTCTCCCTCTCCATATACTGGATAGGGGGCATCATCATCGCTGCCACTGTTGGTATAGGCTCGCAGATGCTGCTGTTCTCGGACATGATCACCTTCCTGGCGTACGCGATGCAGGTGGTCATGGGGTTCATGATGCTGGTCATCGTGTTCATCATACTACCCCGGGCGATGGTTGCCGCCAGGCGTATCGAGGAGATACTGGATACGGAGCCGTCGATCAAGGACGGGAACGTCACGGCATCGCCAGGACCGACGAACGGCGAGATAGTGTTCGACAGGGTGGGCTTCAAGTATCCGGGGGCATCCGATTACGTCCTGAAAGACATCAGCTTCAAAGCGGAGAAGGGTGAGACAATAGCGTTCATCGGCTCCACCGGGAGCGGGAAGAGCACCATAGTTAGCCTCATCATGCGCTCGTACGATGTCACCGAAGGGGCGATAAGGATCGATGGTGTGGATGTCCGTGACTACACTCTCAAGGCGCTCCATGGTAAGATCGGATACGTGCCGCAGAAGGCGAACCTGTTCTCCGGCACCATCGCCTCCAACGTCGCCTACGGCGATAGGACGTCTAAGAGCTTGGAAGAGGAAGTGAGGAAGGCGGTCGCGGTCGCCCAGTCCACGGATTTCGTGGAGAACATGGAGGGCGGTTACGACGCGGCCATAGCTCAGGGGGGAACCAACGTCTCCGGGGGTCAGAAGCAGCGGCTCTCCATCGCCCGTGCGGTGTTCAGACGGCCCGAGATATACATCTTCGATGACTCGTTCTCCGCGCTGGACTACAGGACGGACCGCATGCTCAGGAGCGCCCTGAAGAAGGAAACGGCGGATGTGACCAGCGTGATCGTCGCCCAGAGGGTCGGCACGATAATGGACGCTGACAAGATAGTCGTCCTGGACAATGGGTTCATCGCCGGGATCGGCAGGCATCAAGACCTTCTGGAAACCTGTCCCGTGTACAAGGAGATAGTCTACTCTCAGCTGTCCGAGGAGGAGGTCTGCAGATGA
- a CDS encoding type IV pilin — translation MKIMNKWMGRSGVSPVIATILLVAITVVLSSVVYVMVTELGSNSPPPPSGGFGIAEKVSNDTMRVSFGSFSKDTDLTDCKVTIEHDGATPAAVAMAPSGNITVGPYNMMVTDLGGDGRISPGDHLTISNTNGGAMNGKYIVYLIWTQDGSVMASASLNM, via the coding sequence GTGAAGATCATGAACAAGTGGATGGGGCGCTCCGGCGTATCCCCGGTCATCGCCACCATCCTATTGGTCGCTATCACCGTGGTCCTATCCTCGGTCGTCTATGTGATGGTCACGGAGCTAGGCAGCAACAGCCCCCCGCCCCCGTCCGGTGGGTTTGGCATTGCGGAGAAGGTCTCCAACGACACCATGAGGGTCTCCTTCGGCTCGTTCAGCAAGGACACCGATCTCACCGACTGCAAGGTGACCATCGAACACGATGGTGCCACCCCTGCCGCCGTGGCAATGGCCCCGTCGGGCAACATCACCGTCGGTCCCTACAACATGATGGTCACGGACCTGGGAGGGGACGGGAGGATCAGCCCAGGCGACCATCTGACGATCTCCAACACCAACGGCGGTGCGATGAATGGGAAGTACATCGTCTATCTCATTTGGACCCAGGACGGGTCGGTGATGGCGTCGGCGAGCCTGAACATGTAG
- a CDS encoding fibronectin type III domain-containing protein — protein sequence MRRFQPTLISLMLLLALVSLWSVPVSADVPIHTLSTTTSGADTVLVITVTHQDPTTSHRIDLIEVEVTNSTGTDTYMVSPPPGLQPVTFTVTFDLGPITELNTIRSRVHCNVHGWSVVETLTLNPQAVVPSSPRDLQVRAGDGQASLTWQVPADDGGSSVTNYVVYRGSSSGNESLLTTLGNVRNYVDTGLNNNETYFYKVSAMNAAGESALSEEVSVIPNLAAPDGMGQTLLIVAGIIVVVIIISAVYLIQTRRK from the coding sequence TTGAGACGCTTCCAGCCGACCCTCATCTCCCTGATGTTGTTGCTCGCATTGGTCTCGCTCTGGAGCGTCCCGGTATCGGCGGACGTGCCTATTCACACCCTTAGCACCACGACTTCTGGAGCTGATACGGTCCTGGTGATCACGGTCACACACCAGGACCCCACTACCTCCCACCGCATTGACCTTATCGAGGTCGAGGTGACCAACAGCACGGGTACGGACACATACATGGTCTCACCCCCGCCCGGGCTGCAACCGGTGACCTTCACAGTCACCTTCGATCTCGGCCCGATCACGGAGTTAAACACCATACGGTCCCGGGTCCACTGCAATGTCCATGGTTGGAGCGTCGTGGAGACGCTGACCTTGAACCCCCAGGCCGTTGTTCCCAGCTCACCGCGGGACCTTCAGGTGCGTGCCGGCGACGGCCAAGCTTCTCTGACCTGGCAGGTTCCCGCCGATGATGGGGGCTCCTCGGTGACGAACTATGTGGTCTATCGCGGGTCAAGCAGTGGTAATGAGAGCCTTCTCACAACCTTGGGGAACGTGCGTAACTACGTCGATACTGGCCTGAACAATAACGAGACCTATTTCTACAAGGTGAGCGCGATGAACGCCGCGGGGGAGAGCGCCCTATCAGAGGAGGTCAGCGTGATCCCTAATTTAGCCGCCCCCGACGGTATGGGCCAGACCCTCTTGATCGTGGCCGGCATCATAGTTGTTGTAATAATCATTTCAGCGGTGTACTTGATACAGACGCGTAGGAAATGA
- a CDS encoding DUF420 domain-containing protein codes for MPLLVDLNLLGETVLAILMVTALLLAAAHKGHIHHYLMLTVFTVDLLVFKPIMFSLAFNGSNGLFPWEGSSILLHLIISSIVAALGLLAIYLGFRKVVKRGGKMFMPKQGRVHRIVGALFIALWLITYIIGLFIFYRAWY; via the coding sequence GTGCCATTGCTGGTCGACCTGAACCTGTTGGGAGAGACGGTCCTAGCTATACTCATGGTAACGGCCCTCTTATTGGCCGCCGCTCATAAGGGGCACATTCACCATTACCTGATGCTGACCGTCTTCACAGTGGACCTGCTGGTGTTCAAGCCCATCATGTTCAGTCTCGCCTTCAACGGCTCGAACGGCCTCTTCCCCTGGGAAGGCTCTTCGATCCTCCTGCACCTCATCATCTCTTCCATCGTGGCTGCGCTGGGCCTCCTCGCCATCTATTTGGGGTTCAGGAAGGTGGTAAAGCGAGGAGGAAAGATGTTCATGCCCAAACAAGGTCGCGTGCACAGGATCGTCGGAGCTCTGTTCATCGCCCTCTGGTTGATCACTTACATCATAGGCCTGTTCATCTTCTACAGGGCATGGTACTGA